Proteins from a genomic interval of Acidobacteriota bacterium:
- a CDS encoding EamA family transporter: MKSGVIYALAAATLFGASTPFAKLLVGQIPPIILAGLLYLGSGIGLLSWLLLRRRFIDRRARQSESLLTRRDLPWLAGAIAVGGVVGPLLLMYGLTLTTASASSLLLNMEGVFTTLLAWLVFHENYDVRILIGMLLIITAGVLLSWEQVPRLGVPWGAIAIVGACLCWAIDNNLTCRVSASDAVQIAGLKGLVAGVVNLSLGFALGFHLPSWSRVLPAAVVGLCGYGISLVLFVLALRNLGTARTGAYFSSAPFFGAVISILLLHEVPTLLFWMAAGLMGVGIWFHLTEKHVHEHTHEPIRHSHGHVHDEHHQHPHDFPWEQSEPHTHEHVHAPLTHAHPHYPDVHHRHGH, translated from the coding sequence ATGAAATCTGGTGTGATATACGCGTTGGCCGCGGCAACACTGTTTGGTGCGAGCACGCCCTTTGCTAAGCTGCTGGTCGGCCAGATTCCGCCAATTATCTTGGCGGGCTTGCTCTACTTGGGCAGCGGAATTGGCTTGTTGAGCTGGCTCTTGCTGCGAAGGCGGTTCATCGATCGTAGGGCGAGACAGTCGGAATCGCTTCTGACGCGTCGGGACCTCCCTTGGCTCGCCGGTGCCATCGCTGTGGGTGGAGTTGTGGGGCCGCTACTGCTCATGTACGGGCTCACGCTGACAACGGCATCGGCATCCTCACTCCTGCTCAACATGGAAGGAGTATTCACGACTCTCCTGGCATGGCTTGTGTTTCATGAGAATTATGACGTCCGGATTCTTATCGGCATGTTGCTCATCATCACTGCCGGCGTCTTGCTGTCTTGGGAGCAGGTGCCGAGGTTGGGAGTACCGTGGGGAGCAATCGCGATCGTAGGCGCCTGCTTGTGTTGGGCGATTGACAACAACCTCACATGCCGTGTGTCGGCCAGCGATGCGGTGCAGATCGCTGGCCTCAAAGGCCTGGTGGCGGGGGTGGTGAATCTATCTTTGGGGTTTGCGTTGGGCTTTCATTTGCCGAGCTGGTCGAGAGTCCTGCCGGCTGCCGTAGTAGGCTTGTGCGGCTATGGCATCAGCCTCGTGCTTTTCGTCCTCGCATTGCGCAATCTGGGGACGGCCCGTACCGGGGCGTATTTTTCGAGTGCGCCTTTTTTCGGCGCAGTGATCTCGATATTGCTCTTGCATGAGGTCCCAACTCTTCTGTTCTGGATGGCCGCAGGATTGATGGGAGTCGGCATCTGGTTTCATCTGACCGAGAAACATGTGCATGAGCATACTCACGAACCTATCCGTCACAGTCACGGTCACGTTCATGATGAGCACCATCAGCACCCGCATGACTTTCCATGGGAACAAAGCGAACCCCACACTCACGAACACGTCCATGCGCCGCTCACACATGCGCATCCTCATTATCCCGATGTTCATCATCGGCACGGCCATTAA
- a CDS encoding DUF932 domain-containing protein has translation MNTGTLVAGPLPKIGRQELQQIPVPEATLTHKPVPHHVIVEALVETLGFRHIGVVNEEYAVSFDGMKMFGVLDLETQMEGCRFSIGIRNSHDKSIRLGLTSGLRVFVCSNMAFSGEFTPVLAKHTKSFNLIDTLAVGVDRIQRSFEPMRRQVESWRQTQLNDDTAKLILYRAFVEGELEAPRSLLSPVHRLYFEPQYEEFSPRTMWSLSNAFTSAFKELDPIPQFKATAKLGSFLAELSS, from the coding sequence ATGAATACCGGAACTCTTGTTGCCGGCCCTCTGCCCAAAATTGGGCGGCAGGAACTGCAACAAATCCCCGTCCCAGAAGCAACCTTAACCCACAAACCAGTGCCCCATCACGTCATCGTTGAGGCATTAGTTGAAACCCTCGGTTTTCGCCACATCGGTGTGGTGAATGAAGAGTATGCAGTCTCTTTCGACGGCATGAAGATGTTTGGCGTGCTCGACCTTGAGACCCAGATGGAAGGGTGCCGATTCTCGATTGGCATCCGCAACTCACATGACAAATCAATCCGGCTGGGGCTGACCTCGGGCCTGCGCGTATTCGTTTGCTCGAACATGGCGTTCAGCGGCGAATTCACGCCCGTCCTGGCGAAGCATACCAAGAGCTTCAACCTGATCGACACGTTGGCTGTAGGTGTTGACCGGATTCAGCGAAGCTTTGAACCTATGCGACGCCAAGTTGAGTCGTGGCGACAGACGCAACTCAATGATGACACGGCAAAGCTCATTCTCTACCGAGCATTTGTCGAGGGAGAACTGGAAGCTCCCAGGAGTCTTCTATCTCCGGTGCATCGCCTCTACTTCGAGCCACAGTATGAGGAGTTCTCACCGCGTACGATGTGGAGCCTCTCGAACGCTTTCACCAGCGCATTCAAGGAACTGGATCCGATTCCGCAGTTCAAAGCGACCGCCAAGCTAGGTTCGTTTCTCGCGGAGTTATCCAGCTGA